The nucleotide sequence TAATGGACAATGCCACCGATCAAGATTGGGAATCGTTGATGGGGCTTTATACATCGGGACAAAAAGCTGTCCGCGAGGTCCTTCCCAATGCCAAGATAATGGTCCATTTGGCACTGGGTGGCCAAAATAAATTGTGCCATGAATTCTTAGATAAGATGAAGGACCATGGTGCCGTTTATGATATTATTGGCCTTTCTTATTATGAGCAGTGGCACGGTACCTATAACGATCTAAAAACCAATTTATATGACTTGGCCAATACCTATAAAAAGCCGATTGCTGTTTGTGAATATGGTACCAACTTGGATAATGTAAAACGCATCAATGATATCGTTCGCTCGATTCCTAATGGTCTGGGGTATGGAACCATGGCATGGGAACCTCTTCGTGCCCTTTTCGACCAAGAAGGCAAACCTGCAGGAGAGCTATTCGCGGTCTATGACAATATATACTATCAATATGCTGATCCTGAGAAAAGTCCTGTAGTAGAACAGCCACAGGCTAGAACTGTAAAAGCACAAAGGCCCGTAATTGGCGCAGATATTTCCTTTGTGCCGCAAATGGAGTCGCGTGGAGTAAGTTATTCGGACCAAGGAGAGGAAAAGGATGTCGTAGAGATATTGAAGGACCATCGTTTTAACTGGATCAGGTTACGACTTTTCGTGGATCCTACTTCAGAAAATGGCTATTCCAAAGAAGGCTATTGTGGATTGGAAAAGACATTGGAAATGGCCAAAAGGGTCAAGGCATCAGGGATGAAATTTCTGCTTGATTTTCATTATAGTGACACATGGGCAGATCCTGGGAAGCAGTTTATGCCTGCCTCATGGGAAGACTTAGAAGGTTCGGCATTAGAAAGAAGAATTTACAATTATACCCAAGAGGTCGTGGAGCGATTCATTGATGAAGGCGTAGCTCCCGAGATGGTGCAAATTGGAAATGAGATTCATAACGGGATGCTATGGCCTATAGGGAAGATAGAAGGGGATCAAGTGGAATCTTTTTGTGTACTTTTGAGGTGTGCAAGTGCTGCTGTACGTTCAGTAGATCCCAATATTAACATTATGGTGCATATCGCCAAGGCCCACGATTTGAAGAATTCCATCAAATTTTTTGATAAGATCAGTAGTAGGGATGTGGTTTTTGATATTATCGGTCAATCCTACTATCCCGAATGGCATGGTGAGCTAGATAATATGGAAGCCAACTTGACGGAATTGGCCAATCGATATGAAAAACCCATCATCGTGGTGGAGTACAAGGAATATAAAAAGGAAGTTAATGAGATCGTGAAAAATCTTCCCAATGGTTTGGGCCTCGGAACATTTATTTGGGAAGCCACTTCTCCCGGCTGGGGGGATCTGTTTGACAGAAATGGAGCGGCCAATCAGAATATTGAGATCTATCCGGCCTTTTATGAAAATTATAACACAGACTGATTAAAGTAATATGAAAAAACACCTAATACTTTCAATCCTTTTATTAATATCCCTACGGTACAGTTTCGGTCAGGGGGAAAAGATGAAGGAAATAGATGATGGGGGAAGTGGCCCTTATCCGGCCATAGCCGTTTCCGAAAAAGCGTTATCGGATTTTGTGGTGTATCGGCCTGAGAATTTGCCTGCTGCCGTCAAAGAGGAAGGAAAGTTGCCGCTTATGGTCTGGGCAAATGGAGGCTGTATGAATTCATCCATCCATCATGAACGCCTCTTGACAGAAGTGGCCTCCCATGGATACGTGATCGTGGCCATCGGGTCGTTACAGATGACCGTGGAGGAAAGAGTGCATAAGCCTACTCCGGATCAAGAATTGGTAAGGGCTTTGGATGAGATGACCAATCTGTCCCAACAAGCCGGTAATGTTTACCATGACATGTTGGATTTGGACAAAATAGTGGCGGCCGGTCAGTCTTGCGGTGGAGCCCAGGTCATGTCCATTGCTGATGATCCTAGGGTGAAAAGCTATATGATGTTTAATTCCGGTATGGGGGATATGACCATGGCTGGGGCGAGCAAGGAATCGCTGAATTTCCTACAAGGAGAGATTATATACATTGTAGGGGGAGAATCTGATGTGGCAACCGAAAATGCATTAATGGATTATGAGCGCATCGATCAGGTCCCTGTAGTTTTTGCAGACCTGCTGGAAGGCGGCCATGGAGGAACATTTAATCAAGAGTACGGTGGCTCTTTTGCTAGGATGGCTTTGGATTGGCTGAACTGGCAATTTAAAGGAGAAGACCAGACCGGTTTATTTCTGCAACAGGAACTGGATAATTACCCCGGCTGGGAAATAAAATCAAAAAACTTTAACCCATAATTCCATGAACAATAAACTATTTGGCTTGGTAATCTTATTGGCGCTCACTTT is from Echinicola marina and encodes:
- a CDS encoding glycoside hydrolase family 53 protein, with product MNRNNVTILNLFIPMVLAVFCFSCQKEIDYRIGADISFLPQMEARGATYLNENGEQEDPIELLSDHHFNTVRLRLFVDPTAEKGYSKEGFCGLDRTLEMAKRIKKAGMEFVLDFHYSDYWADPDKQFKPSAWEGATGKPLQDSLYQYTHKVLTTFKEAGVAPDVIQIGNEINHGMVWPEGKVMDNATDQDWESLMGLYTSGQKAVREVLPNAKIMVHLALGGQNKLCHEFLDKMKDHGAVYDIIGLSYYEQWHGTYNDLKTNLYDLANTYKKPIAVCEYGTNLDNVKRINDIVRSIPNGLGYGTMAWEPLRALFDQEGKPAGELFAVYDNIYYQYADPEKSPVVEQPQARTVKAQRPVIGADISFVPQMESRGVSYSDQGEEKDVVEILKDHRFNWIRLRLFVDPTSENGYSKEGYCGLEKTLEMAKRVKASGMKFLLDFHYSDTWADPGKQFMPASWEDLEGSALERRIYNYTQEVVERFIDEGVAPEMVQIGNEIHNGMLWPIGKIEGDQVESFCVLLRCASAAVRSVDPNINIMVHIAKAHDLKNSIKFFDKISSRDVVFDIIGQSYYPEWHGELDNMEANLTELANRYEKPIIVVEYKEYKKEVNEIVKNLPNGLGLGTFIWEATSPGWGDLFDRNGAANQNIEIYPAFYENYNTD
- a CDS encoding alpha/beta hydrolase, translated to MKKHLILSILLLISLRYSFGQGEKMKEIDDGGSGPYPAIAVSEKALSDFVVYRPENLPAAVKEEGKLPLMVWANGGCMNSSIHHERLLTEVASHGYVIVAIGSLQMTVEERVHKPTPDQELVRALDEMTNLSQQAGNVYHDMLDLDKIVAAGQSCGGAQVMSIADDPRVKSYMMFNSGMGDMTMAGASKESLNFLQGEIIYIVGGESDVATENALMDYERIDQVPVVFADLLEGGHGGTFNQEYGGSFARMALDWLNWQFKGEDQTGLFLQQELDNYPGWEIKSKNFNP